Proteins from one Thermococcus sp. M36 genomic window:
- a CDS encoding HAD family hydrolase, whose product MEIPNYGIIEFYAVLFDLNGTLGEGGKVDEEVRHLLERLADRYTVVVLSADTFGTLEEELKGLPVRVERVSSGAEKARIAEGYKPYAAVGNGNNDVAMLEGAELAFCVVGPEGATVDALLASDIIVKDVRDAIAMLLDERKLIATLRG is encoded by the coding sequence ATGGAGATTCCAAACTATGGGATTATTGAGTTTTATGCCGTCCTCTTTGACCTCAACGGAACCCTTGGGGAAGGGGGTAAGGTCGACGAGGAGGTCAGGCACCTGCTGGAAAGGCTCGCCGACAGGTACACAGTTGTCGTTCTGAGCGCTGACACCTTCGGCACTCTGGAGGAGGAGCTGAAAGGCCTACCGGTCAGGGTTGAGAGAGTTTCCAGCGGTGCTGAGAAGGCCAGGATAGCGGAGGGCTACAAACCCTATGCCGCAGTCGGCAACGGCAACAACGACGTGGCGATGCTTGAGGGGGCAGAACTGGCCTTCTGTGTCGTCGGGCCCGAAGGGGCCACCGTTGATGCACTCTTGGCGAGCGACATCATTGTTAAGGACGTTAGGGATGCCATAGCGATGCTCCTAGATGAAAGGAAGCTGATAGCGACGCTCAGAGGGTGA
- a CDS encoding YigZ family protein — MGYRTLKKIGTAELVIKKSVFIGYASPADSEKDAKAFIAKIKAHHRDATHNVSAYLINDGKNFAVRYDDDGEPKGSAGKPVLKVIQNKGLSNVVVVVTRYFGGIKLGYGGLVKAYSDAASLAIDKAGIVEIYETERFEVTLPYNLFHVVKETVEKAGGRIVGEEYGGLVKFTVETRKGEAESLMELLTERTKGRVRLRPLFMRSL; from the coding sequence ATGGGGTACAGAACGCTGAAGAAAATCGGAACGGCTGAGCTGGTAATCAAAAAGTCGGTTTTCATAGGCTATGCCTCACCCGCGGATAGTGAGAAGGATGCCAAGGCGTTCATAGCCAAAATAAAAGCCCACCACAGGGACGCGACTCACAACGTCTCAGCCTACCTCATCAACGATGGGAAGAACTTCGCCGTTCGCTACGATGACGATGGCGAGCCTAAAGGCTCAGCAGGGAAGCCTGTCTTAAAGGTCATCCAGAACAAAGGTCTGAGCAACGTTGTTGTCGTGGTTACGCGCTACTTCGGCGGCATAAAGCTCGGCTACGGCGGGCTTGTTAAGGCCTACAGCGATGCGGCCAGCTTGGCCATAGATAAGGCTGGCATCGTCGAAATCTACGAAACCGAGCGTTTTGAGGTTACCCTCCCCTACAACCTCTTCCACGTTGTAAAGGAGACTGTTGAGAAGGCAGGCGGCAGAATAGTCGGAGAGGAATACGGCGGACTGGTTAAGTTCACGGTCGAGACGCGGAAGGGTGAAGCAGAGTCCCTGATGGAGCTCCTCACGGAGAGGACGAAGGGAAGAGTCAGACTGAGACCGCTGTTCATGAGGAGCCTGTGA
- a CDS encoding DEAD/DEAH box helicase: MSLFETLKPLKSEIAKVHVFPPRGGEFSDFRFNNPEINELLEELGFSLYRHQVEALESLYSGKNIVVTTPTASGKSEIFRLAIFDSYLSNPRATYLLVYPTRALINNQLEKFSLQNIIFYRLTGKFVPARILTGDVSWEKRREILRERPRVIFTTPDMLHYNILRRWRDYEWLLRNLRYLVVDELHVYRGVFGSNAAYLFRRLAFRLKRLGAKPQIIALSATLRNPREFAEKLFRAEFEPVSEARNPFPRRYLILFEPKNLDERQLLRAVVERLAEKKIKTLVFFDSRKGTEKLMRFLLNSPVFHKTSTYKGTLPKNIRWEIERDFKEGKLLVLLTTNALELGIDIGDLDAVINYGIPPDGLFSLIQRFGRAGRSADREAINGIVLRKNGLDYYYREHFDELTERLEKGIIEYMPVNLENERIAEKHLHYLLTEIGVIEWDELDEFERKVMERLVIERRASLRKNPITGKLEVRPLRPAFSYSSLRTATDESFFLVKDEPWIRAKLMQKRDIGELLRFVNWLKIKGYLIEEVDADEYHRSLLPGMAYFSRGELYMSGERLTLGKFHFVFARQLNRLWDVETFVSKREEVEILETTASKAYRGVEICLGRLRVRHIYTGFAIKGNDVGNYVAELMRLKEAGVLKGEIYSPLSGERVKADEDFSILNWERFARVEFEEPHIREFETEGIWLVFPDWIREIPNEEFREFFGIAAEKGKEDLAFTLYENLDRKKLFPIYLGATSHVIRKAIGDTLQRFGINEEELAFAIKKMVDSKDGIGSALHAIEHNIIKIAPIFTYVDSRELGGYSYASFPNPPHVGKPVVFIYDGNEFGAGLAPILYENAEKLMEKSLEHLKGCECKDGCPVCVLSPKCGTFNEFLDKWMAIRVWEKILGK; encoded by the coding sequence ATGTCCCTCTTCGAGACCCTCAAACCCCTCAAGTCTGAAATAGCCAAAGTTCACGTTTTTCCTCCGAGAGGCGGCGAGTTCTCCGATTTTCGGTTCAACAACCCCGAGATAAACGAGCTCCTCGAAGAACTCGGCTTTTCCCTCTACCGCCATCAGGTTGAGGCCCTCGAAAGCCTCTACTCCGGGAAGAACATCGTTGTAACAACCCCGACCGCCAGCGGGAAGAGCGAGATATTCCGGCTGGCGATATTCGACTCCTACCTTTCCAACCCCCGGGCAACCTATCTCCTCGTTTATCCGACGCGCGCCCTCATAAACAACCAGCTTGAGAAGTTTTCCCTCCAGAACATCATCTTCTATCGCCTCACCGGGAAATTCGTGCCCGCGAGGATTCTGACGGGTGACGTCTCCTGGGAGAAGCGCAGGGAAATCCTCCGCGAGAGGCCGCGGGTAATATTCACGACCCCGGATATGCTCCACTACAACATCCTCAGGAGATGGCGCGACTACGAGTGGCTTTTGAGGAACCTCCGCTATCTCGTCGTGGACGAGCTTCACGTTTATCGCGGCGTCTTCGGAAGCAACGCGGCTTACCTGTTCAGACGGCTGGCCTTCAGGCTCAAGCGCCTCGGCGCGAAGCCTCAAATAATAGCCCTCTCAGCGACACTGAGAAACCCAAGGGAGTTTGCAGAGAAGCTTTTTAGAGCTGAGTTCGAGCCGGTAAGCGAGGCCAGGAACCCCTTCCCGAGGCGGTACTTAATCCTCTTCGAGCCCAAGAACCTCGACGAGAGACAGCTTTTGAGGGCCGTTGTGGAGAGGCTCGCCGAGAAGAAGATTAAGACTCTCGTCTTCTTCGACTCACGTAAAGGAACGGAGAAGCTCATGCGCTTCCTCCTCAATTCGCCAGTCTTCCACAAGACGAGCACCTACAAAGGGACGCTGCCTAAAAACATCCGCTGGGAGATAGAACGGGACTTCAAGGAGGGGAAGCTTCTCGTTCTCCTAACAACCAACGCCCTCGAGCTCGGCATCGACATCGGCGATCTGGATGCGGTGATAAACTACGGCATTCCGCCCGACGGTCTCTTCTCACTCATCCAGCGCTTTGGAAGGGCCGGAAGGAGCGCCGATAGGGAAGCGATAAACGGCATTGTCCTCAGGAAGAACGGGTTGGATTATTACTACCGCGAGCACTTCGACGAGCTAACCGAGAGGCTCGAGAAGGGCATAATCGAGTACATGCCAGTCAACCTGGAGAACGAGCGCATAGCGGAGAAGCACCTGCACTATCTGCTCACTGAAATAGGAGTAATCGAGTGGGACGAACTGGACGAGTTCGAGCGAAAGGTGATGGAGAGGCTTGTTATAGAGCGCAGGGCCTCGCTCAGGAAGAACCCAATAACAGGCAAGCTCGAGGTCAGACCTTTGAGGCCCGCTTTCAGCTACTCCTCCCTCAGGACGGCCACCGACGAGAGCTTCTTCCTCGTCAAGGACGAGCCCTGGATAAGGGCGAAGCTGATGCAGAAGCGGGACATTGGAGAGCTTCTCCGCTTCGTCAACTGGCTCAAGATAAAGGGCTACCTCATCGAGGAGGTCGATGCCGACGAGTATCACCGCTCACTCCTCCCTGGAATGGCCTACTTCTCCCGCGGGGAGCTTTACATGTCAGGAGAGCGCTTAACCCTTGGAAAGTTCCACTTCGTCTTCGCCAGGCAGTTAAATCGCCTCTGGGACGTGGAGACATTCGTGAGCAAGCGCGAGGAGGTAGAGATACTTGAGACAACGGCGAGCAAAGCGTATAGGGGCGTCGAGATATGTCTCGGCCGGCTCAGGGTGAGGCATATCTATACTGGCTTCGCCATCAAGGGCAACGACGTGGGCAACTACGTGGCTGAACTGATGAGGCTGAAGGAGGCGGGAGTCCTGAAGGGTGAAATCTATTCCCCCCTGAGCGGTGAGAGGGTCAAGGCCGACGAAGACTTCTCGATACTCAACTGGGAAAGGTTCGCCAGGGTTGAGTTCGAGGAGCCCCACATTAGGGAGTTCGAGACCGAGGGAATCTGGCTCGTCTTCCCTGACTGGATACGAGAGATTCCGAACGAGGAGTTCAGGGAATTTTTCGGCATAGCTGCGGAGAAAGGCAAGGAAGACCTCGCTTTCACCCTCTACGAGAACCTGGACAGAAAGAAGCTCTTCCCCATCTACCTCGGTGCCACGAGCCACGTCATCAGGAAGGCCATAGGCGACACCCTCCAGCGTTTTGGAATAAACGAGGAGGAGCTGGCCTTTGCGATAAAGAAGATGGTGGACAGCAAGGATGGAATAGGCTCGGCCCTTCACGCCATAGAGCACAACATTATCAAGATAGCGCCCATCTTCACCTACGTCGATTCACGCGAGCTCGGCGGCTACAGCTACGCGAGCTTCCCCAATCCGCCCCACGTAGGGAAGCCAGTGGTGTTTATCTACGACGGCAACGAGTTCGGCGCTGGGCTGGCGCCAATACTCTACGAGAACGCCGAAAAACTGATGGAGAAGAGTTTAGAGCACCTGAAGGGCTGCGAATGCAAAGACGGCTGCCCGGTCTGCGTCCTCTCGCCGAAGTGCGGCACCTTCAATGAGTTCCTTGATAAATGGATGGCGATAAGGGTGTGGGAGAAAATTCTGGGGAAATAA
- a CDS encoding ribosome biogenesis/translation initiation ATPase RLI, producing the protein MRIAVIDYDKCNPDKCGHFLCERVCPVNRMGGEAIIIDEENYRPIIQEASCTGCGICVHKCPFNAITIVNLPEELEEGCVHRYGVNAFVLYRLPVVKDGMVVGILGPNGTGKTTAVKILAGQLLPNLCGDNDSWDNVIRAFRGNELQTYFERLKNKEIRPVVKPQYVDLIPKAVKGKVRDLLKRADEIGAFDEVVDELELRNVLDRNIDQLSGGELQRVAIAAALLRNAHFYFFDEPSSYLDIRQRLKVARIIRKLANSGKAVLTVEHDLAVLDYLSDIIHVVYGKPGAYGIFSQPKGTRNGINEFLRGYLRDENVRFRPYEIRFTKSSERQSQASEILVEYPRLVKDYGGFRLEAEPGTLYMGEVVSIVGPNGIGKTTFVKMLAGVEKPTEGEVDWELKVSYKPQYIKADYEGTVYDLLSKIDASKLLSNFYKTELLNPLGIPDLYDKQVNELSGGELQRVAITAALIRDADLYLLDEPSAYLDVEQRLAVSRAIRHLMEKEGKTALVVEHDVLMIDYISDRIMVFEGEPGKYGRALPPTGMREGMNRFLASVGVTFRRDPDTGRPRANKEGSVKDREQKEMGEYYYVAP; encoded by the coding sequence ATGAGGATCGCGGTCATCGATTACGACAAGTGCAACCCTGACAAGTGCGGGCACTTCCTGTGTGAGCGCGTCTGCCCAGTCAATCGAATGGGTGGCGAGGCTATAATCATCGACGAGGAGAACTACAGGCCCATAATCCAAGAGGCAAGCTGTACCGGCTGTGGAATCTGCGTTCACAAGTGCCCGTTCAACGCGATAACCATCGTGAACCTCCCGGAGGAGCTTGAAGAGGGCTGCGTCCACCGCTACGGCGTCAACGCCTTTGTGCTGTACCGCCTGCCGGTCGTCAAGGACGGTATGGTCGTCGGAATCCTTGGTCCAAACGGAACCGGTAAGACCACCGCGGTCAAGATACTCGCCGGCCAGCTCCTCCCGAACCTCTGTGGAGACAACGACAGCTGGGACAACGTTATCAGGGCCTTCCGCGGCAACGAGCTCCAGACCTACTTTGAGAGGCTGAAAAACAAGGAGATTAGACCCGTTGTCAAGCCCCAGTACGTCGATTTAATCCCCAAGGCAGTGAAGGGCAAGGTGAGAGACTTACTCAAGAGGGCAGACGAGATTGGAGCATTCGATGAAGTTGTTGATGAGCTCGAGCTCAGGAACGTCCTAGATAGGAACATAGACCAGCTAAGCGGTGGTGAGCTGCAGAGGGTTGCAATAGCCGCGGCTCTGCTCAGGAATGCACACTTCTACTTCTTTGACGAGCCCTCCAGCTACCTCGATATACGACAGCGCCTCAAGGTCGCGAGGATAATAAGGAAGCTTGCCAACTCAGGAAAGGCCGTCTTAACTGTCGAGCACGACCTGGCGGTTCTCGACTACCTGAGCGACATAATCCACGTCGTCTACGGTAAGCCTGGCGCTTACGGTATCTTCTCCCAGCCGAAGGGAACGAGGAACGGCATCAACGAGTTCCTCAGGGGTTACCTAAGAGACGAGAACGTTAGATTTAGGCCCTACGAGATACGCTTCACCAAGTCCAGCGAGAGGCAGAGCCAGGCGAGCGAGATACTCGTTGAGTATCCGCGCCTCGTCAAGGACTACGGTGGGTTCAGACTGGAGGCCGAGCCAGGGACGCTCTACATGGGTGAAGTGGTTAGCATCGTTGGCCCAAACGGTATCGGTAAGACCACCTTCGTGAAGATGCTGGCCGGAGTGGAGAAGCCGACGGAGGGCGAGGTTGACTGGGAGCTCAAGGTCAGTTACAAGCCCCAGTACATCAAGGCAGACTATGAGGGAACGGTTTACGACCTCCTGAGCAAGATAGATGCCTCAAAGCTCCTCAGCAACTTCTACAAGACCGAGCTGTTAAACCCGCTGGGCATTCCAGACCTCTACGACAAGCAGGTGAACGAGCTGAGCGGTGGAGAGTTGCAGAGGGTCGCTATAACTGCGGCGCTCATACGCGATGCCGACCTCTACCTGCTCGACGAGCCCTCAGCCTACCTCGACGTCGAGCAGCGCTTGGCTGTATCAAGGGCGATAAGGCACCTCATGGAGAAGGAAGGAAAGACTGCCCTCGTAGTAGAGCACGACGTCCTCATGATAGACTACATAAGCGACAGGATAATGGTCTTCGAGGGAGAGCCTGGCAAGTACGGTAGGGCCCTGCCGCCGACGGGAATGCGCGAGGGCATGAACCGCTTCCTGGCCAGTGTGGGAGTAACCTTCAGACGCGACCCAGACACCGGAAGGCCAAGGGCCAACAAGGAAGGAAGCGTCAAGGACAGGGAGCAGAAGGAGATGGGGGAGTACTACTACGTTGCCCCATGA
- a CDS encoding cell wall-binding repeat-containing protein, whose protein sequence is MMWKKGVALLFGLMLISAGFAFGSVSAGETTVTVILVSDNEADGALAQYIANLTGAVVVTTQWGVYDPNVTAEIISHAPDEVIIIGGPDAVVDQYIDDLQEFNITTERWWGRNRYETNMAVIGNATVRLGLRFGDDMVVVPGNDTAGIREAIKKAMRTRAVIIFANESTDVPGVIARMRIHPRNVTVVGSAAMERIAERVMKQLAMHGGIGANVSEVRVNITAEMAMEAINMSEQRVATAEEMMANVTLPPQMEKVAERMLDLAKEELKLAKEAYTAGNYGRAYGQAIAAKAHAEFAIRMASREWQAMLKTNKEMGLEIKLRMISAQLEVLKRSGVNVSEIETLVDAAKKALEQGDIDAAHSLLMEIRMSLKTLYLKERLSLRRGKHVPFGGHGAP, encoded by the coding sequence ATGATGTGGAAAAAAGGCGTGGCATTGCTCTTTGGTTTGATGTTGATATCGGCAGGGTTCGCCTTTGGCAGTGTCTCTGCCGGGGAAACCACTGTGACTGTTATACTTGTCAGCGACAACGAGGCTGACGGCGCACTCGCCCAGTACATTGCTAACCTCACGGGAGCAGTGGTGGTAACGACCCAGTGGGGCGTCTACGACCCCAACGTCACCGCGGAGATCATAAGCCACGCCCCCGATGAGGTCATAATAATCGGCGGCCCGGACGCCGTCGTTGACCAGTACATAGACGACCTCCAGGAGTTCAACATAACCACCGAGCGCTGGTGGGGCCGGAACAGGTACGAGACAAACATGGCAGTTATAGGGAACGCAACGGTCAGGCTTGGGCTCAGGTTCGGGGACGACATGGTAGTGGTGCCTGGTAATGATACTGCTGGAATCAGGGAGGCCATCAAAAAGGCCATGAGAACGAGGGCGGTAATTATATTTGCCAACGAAAGCACCGATGTCCCCGGGGTCATCGCCAGAATGAGGATCCATCCTAGGAACGTGACCGTCGTTGGGAGCGCCGCCATGGAGAGGATCGCAGAAAGGGTCATGAAGCAGCTGGCGATGCACGGCGGCATCGGGGCCAACGTCAGCGAAGTCCGGGTCAACATAACGGCCGAGATGGCCATGGAGGCCATCAACATGAGCGAGCAGAGGGTGGCGACAGCCGAGGAGATGATGGCGAACGTTACCCTGCCGCCGCAGATGGAGAAAGTCGCTGAAAGGATGCTCGACCTTGCGAAGGAGGAGCTCAAACTGGCCAAGGAGGCATACACCGCCGGCAACTACGGCAGGGCCTACGGACAGGCCATAGCCGCTAAGGCCCACGCCGAGTTCGCAATCAGAATGGCCTCCAGGGAGTGGCAGGCGATGCTCAAGACCAACAAGGAGATGGGGCTGGAAATAAAGCTCAGAATGATCAGTGCCCAGCTGGAGGTTCTAAAGAGGAGTGGTGTTAACGTCTCCGAAATAGAGACCCTTGTGGACGCGGCCAAGAAGGCGCTGGAGCAGGGGGACATCGACGCTGCCCACAGCCTGCTGATGGAGATACGGATGAGCCTGAAGACGCTGTACCTCAAGGAGAGACTCTCCCTCAGAAGGGGCAAGCACGTCCCGTTTGGTGGTCATGGGGCCCCATGA
- a CDS encoding AIR synthase family protein — translation MLPPGKVPPEKLRELVFNHLGARGERVIIGADLGVDAAAVDFGSSVLVASTDPITGAEKRIGFYAVHVNANDVATFGARPKWFLVSILLPENADESLLAGIMEELHKSASGLGIAIVGGHTEVTPGLKRPIVVGTMLGEVEKDKLVTSNGARPGDAIILTKWAGLEGTAIIANERGEELERAFGREFVERARSFIEMISVVEDALTANEVGVHAMHDPTEGGVANGLHEMADAAGLGFVVYKDRIPVREETVRICGFYGLNPLALISSGALMIAAPKENTGKIMAALSEKGINAAVIGEFTEDPGERVICEKGTRRPLERPDSDELWKVV, via the coding sequence ATGCTGCCGCCAGGCAAGGTTCCGCCTGAAAAGCTCAGGGAGCTCGTGTTCAACCACCTGGGGGCCAGGGGAGAGAGGGTCATCATAGGGGCAGACCTTGGCGTTGATGCCGCCGCGGTAGACTTCGGCTCTTCCGTTCTCGTTGCCTCGACGGATCCAATCACCGGGGCTGAAAAGAGAATCGGCTTCTACGCGGTTCATGTCAACGCCAACGACGTAGCTACGTTTGGGGCCAGGCCAAAGTGGTTTCTGGTGAGCATACTCCTGCCAGAGAACGCGGATGAAAGCCTCCTGGCCGGAATAATGGAGGAGCTGCATAAAAGCGCATCAGGGCTCGGAATAGCCATTGTGGGTGGTCATACAGAGGTAACTCCGGGGCTAAAGAGGCCCATCGTCGTCGGCACAATGCTCGGAGAGGTGGAGAAAGACAAACTGGTCACATCAAACGGGGCAAGGCCGGGGGATGCGATAATCCTCACAAAGTGGGCCGGCCTTGAGGGAACCGCGATAATAGCGAACGAGAGAGGAGAAGAGCTGGAGAGGGCCTTTGGAAGGGAATTCGTCGAGAGGGCGAGGTCTTTCATCGAGATGATAAGCGTCGTGGAAGATGCCCTCACGGCCAACGAGGTCGGCGTCCATGCCATGCACGACCCCACTGAGGGAGGAGTGGCAAACGGCCTCCACGAGATGGCCGACGCCGCTGGGCTGGGCTTTGTTGTCTACAAAGACAGGATACCCGTGAGGGAAGAGACCGTCAGGATATGCGGGTTCTATGGTCTGAACCCGCTGGCGCTTATAAGCTCCGGCGCCCTTATGATAGCGGCCCCGAAGGAGAACACTGGGAAGATTATGGCCGCACTCTCGGAAAAGGGCATAAACGCCGCGGTGATAGGGGAGTTTACAGAAGACCCCGGAGAAAGGGTCATCTGCGAAAAAGGCACCAGACGCCCCCTAGAAAGGCCGGACAGCGATGAGCTGTGGAAAGTTGTCTAA
- a CDS encoding type I restriction enzyme HsdR N-terminal domain-containing protein, producing the protein MDGLRRAVSNVLRKIKAHRELYTKNEEAVKQHLIGEVFQALGWDWNNPEEVRPEERTEDGRADYALILDGSVFAYVEAKNLGVNIARKDEPLRQLARYCFNAGVRYGILTNGSVWIAVKAFEEGSRLWDRVLLKVDIENEPVERSLLKLSLLSKEKIRDIERLSSLLKALELSFSGLKKEGYPEDVLVEYLTSGGASGLVPVADLTGREKPRAAYVHDGGWKMLPLPEKSVKGVLMAVLLYMEKRAAGYQKEEIRKAYEHIKAVRISPEAALKVLKKLEEEEGLRVAVEL; encoded by the coding sequence ATGGATGGACTCAGACGGGCCGTCTCAAACGTTCTCAGAAAAATAAAGGCCCACAGGGAGCTGTACACAAAGAATGAGGAGGCTGTAAAGCAGCACCTAATTGGGGAGGTATTTCAGGCCCTCGGGTGGGACTGGAACAACCCCGAGGAAGTGCGGCCCGAGGAGAGAACCGAGGACGGGAGGGCTGACTACGCGCTCATACTCGACGGTTCGGTCTTTGCGTACGTTGAAGCCAAGAACCTCGGTGTCAATATAGCCAGAAAGGACGAACCCCTCAGACAGCTCGCCAGGTACTGCTTCAATGCGGGGGTTAGATACGGCATCCTGACCAACGGTTCGGTGTGGATAGCGGTTAAGGCGTTCGAAGAGGGCTCCAGGCTCTGGGACCGGGTCCTTCTTAAGGTGGATATCGAGAACGAGCCCGTTGAGCGCTCATTGCTGAAGCTTTCCCTTCTGTCTAAGGAGAAAATACGGGACATCGAAAGGCTCTCGTCTCTCCTGAAGGCACTGGAGCTCAGTTTCTCCGGGTTGAAAAAAGAGGGCTATCCCGAAGACGTCCTGGTGGAGTACTTGACATCGGGCGGGGCGTCTGGCCTTGTGCCCGTCGCGGATCTAACGGGAAGGGAAAAACCCAGGGCGGCTTACGTCCACGATGGGGGCTGGAAGATGCTCCCCCTGCCGGAGAAGAGCGTTAAAGGTGTCCTGATGGCCGTCCTGCTCTACATGGAGAAGAGGGCTGCGGGCTACCAGAAGGAGGAGATACGAAAAGCCTACGAGCACATAAAGGCGGTCCGGATCAGCCCGGAGGCCGCTCTGAAGGTGCTCAAAAAGCTTGAGGAGGAAGAGGGGCTGAGGGTAGCAGTGGAGCTTTAG
- a CDS encoding class II glutamine amidotransferase yields MCRILFAVGDGREMAPLVDALVKSSKRDPYKERRGRGSQHRDGWGYVLLREGSVRHYRTARPIFEDLRAVESLKDELNGFTVLMAHSRAASQGVKGLFNVQPLAFSSRHGFTFWLIHNGDLDKERIIEMAELEARELEGASDTYVFATYLCRRLQSPNLSDLLVQYRAIEETVRSVFNTAALFYDSRLGFRAFITARMSEGYLKDPLHRDYARLLVLERGNIFAVASSTLELYHPEEYREVPNETAFYLKIDGEGFEVKSLHL; encoded by the coding sequence ATGTGCAGGATACTGTTCGCGGTCGGCGACGGGCGGGAAATGGCCCCCCTTGTTGACGCCCTGGTAAAGTCCTCCAAGAGGGACCCATACAAGGAAAGGCGGGGGAGGGGATCCCAGCACAGGGACGGGTGGGGATACGTCCTCCTGAGGGAAGGAAGTGTCAGGCACTACCGCACAGCCAGGCCGATCTTCGAGGATCTCCGGGCCGTGGAGTCCCTTAAAGATGAGCTGAACGGCTTCACCGTGCTGATGGCCCACTCCCGGGCTGCATCTCAGGGGGTTAAGGGCCTGTTCAATGTCCAACCCCTGGCGTTTTCAAGCAGGCACGGATTCACGTTCTGGCTCATCCACAACGGTGACCTGGATAAGGAGAGGATAATCGAAATGGCGGAGCTCGAAGCGCGGGAGCTGGAGGGGGCTTCCGATACGTACGTGTTCGCAACATACCTCTGCAGAAGGCTCCAGAGCCCGAACCTCAGCGATCTTCTGGTCCAATACAGGGCCATCGAGGAGACTGTGAGGTCTGTCTTCAACACGGCCGCACTGTTCTATGATTCGAGGTTGGGCTTCAGGGCGTTCATAACCGCCAGGATGTCCGAAGGCTACCTGAAAGATCCCCTGCACCGGGACTACGCCAGGCTCCTGGTGCTTGAAAGGGGGAACATCTTTGCGGTGGCCTCATCGACGCTGGAGCTCTATCACCCGGAAGAGTACCGGGAGGTTCCAAACGAAACGGCCTTCTACCTGAAGATTGATGGGGAGGGTTTCGAGGTAAAGTCCCTCCACCTGTAG
- a CDS encoding cyclic nucleotide-binding/CBS domain-containing protein codes for MEKGAPIRVYMTRKLIGVEPEDTVKRACEIMVEFDIGSLVVIERNNVVGFFTKSDIIRRVVIPGLPNTTPVKEIMSRELITVDVNTPLRDVLDIMAKKRVKHMLIEENGRIVGIFSLSDLLSASRRRLETAIAAE; via the coding sequence ATGGAGAAGGGTGCCCCCATCAGGGTTTATATGACCCGGAAGCTCATAGGGGTTGAGCCGGAGGACACCGTCAAACGCGCCTGCGAGATCATGGTGGAGTTCGACATAGGCTCCCTTGTTGTTATAGAGAGGAACAACGTCGTGGGCTTCTTCACCAAGAGCGACATTATAAGGCGCGTTGTGATCCCCGGCCTCCCCAACACGACACCAGTAAAGGAAATAATGAGCCGCGAGCTGATAACCGTGGACGTCAACACGCCCCTTAGGGACGTCCTCGACATAATGGCAAAGAAGAGGGTCAAACACATGCTGATAGAGGAAAACGGGCGGATAGTCGGGATATTCTCCCTCAGCGATCTCCTTTCCGCGAGCAGGAGGAGGCTTGAGACAGCCATAGCGGCTGAGTGA